One segment of Manduca sexta isolate Smith_Timp_Sample1 chromosome 27, JHU_Msex_v1.0, whole genome shotgun sequence DNA contains the following:
- the LOC115439912 gene encoding uncharacterized protein LOC115439912, with protein MKKKTLIILVSLLFIVVSRSRRLVDRQQDELLWRMKCALGVIVDPKCPIDGGWTPWGPWSACQGSCDQMGHRRRTRDCTNPPPSPSGIGCSGADEETESCHIINCTVDDFRQAVEGDVARTEAMRQLETVPALMDRCLLTDCQYEAIVSALSTDNTWELNPENVWNALLCVKHNVGCPVIGEWGAWGKWSACGARCGHGFKWRLRRCDTPAPSERQYMCSGSPLQMERCHGDQCAVERHNFGGNWGQWGKWSACSETCGDGVQRRRRTCLEIQTPRVSVTWGTHCRGQHDQLRKCENKQCSLDGGWSGWGNWGPCSQTCGAGKRSRSRSCTRPIPSGNGKPCAGPKTEVGSCYLAPCEVYKHNVALFNGDSFIKYRFRHGKSVTFIHFFIRFLPLSPQGMLIRRGEIDSTSYIRLSIQKWHICLDAAGMNDNCEIPGICSSNPIEPAIWHTAMVTLSTQYISLRLDDDPISMEYKIPCDPHLPYTNMDIKVGEKLYGEIQEVIFNFSPLDIEVDKGHDYYTVHNAANTPMAVANNVAYEIANLEEASVLVDREYFMRIPFSTDPNEWKLELTLMPIRDSGTILFFNSDDKWLHVSLQNSRLRVKLAIGDYRSESISASECLKDQWLDITLTKKADANSIETVINGGERIHVVVGADMDRKRRKSSENCTIPYQLFDTKPYCQGNQSTLTFCVHAYFVGGVPEQIKSNVSETFTSFYGYIASISLNSVLYDLHEVSLERYQDKVMQLSSRTASVSDFYIETTWGKSGQLNLSCLPSGGARSPDDIIWLILDTEMKNENGTDQYGNTKEIENQISSNDYVRVLRLVSTLDTNKKGFYTCRVMGNVINNVITYGTLGKARPKFSGPNGITALAVLTTLILIVCTFIWLIQQGIDDLRKGHGFFRDDQLTPEEATIAITNFIDDNRELLGSVSALELRNIIMRRLELNAMKENFAAQEPQGLMQQARLANDNVPAGVLPSLPENPCQQVRAPPNRFRFEPNYVSTPQHGSITSPRKKLTSSSSLELVSPRVLCSRIIDAKRRLSPRENIASYRKQVVCPSNTRKTRANQWKETATKIRAADKIIHMFQQLQKD; from the coding sequence ATGAAAAAAaagacattaattattttagtttcactTTTATTTATCGTGGTATCACGAAGTAGGAGGCTCGTTGATAGGCAACAAGACGAGCTGTTATGGCGAATGAAGTGCGCGTTAGGGGTCATTGTTGATCCAAAATGTCCTATCGATGGTGGGTGGACACCGTGGGGACCTTGGTCGGCGTGTCAAGGTTCGTGCGACCAGATGGGGCACAGAAGGAGAACACGAGATTGTACCAACCCACCACCTTCTCCCAGCGGCATCGGGTGCAGCGGAGCCGACGAGGAGACAGAGTCGTGTCACATAATCAACTGTACGGTAGACGACTTCAGGCAGGCCGTCGAGGGAGATGTAGCGAGGACTGAAGCGATGCGACAGTTGGAAACCGTTCCAGCCCTAATGGATCGCTGCCTGCTTACTGATTGTCAGTATGAAGCCATCGTATCGGCTTTATCAACAGATAATACTTGGGAACTGAATCCGGAAAATGTTTGGAATGCTCTGCTTTGCGTCAAGCACAACGTCGGCTGCCCTGTCATAGGAGAGTGGGGAGCTTGGGGAAAGTGGTCAGCATGCGGCGCCCGTTGCGGTCACGGCTTCAAGTGGCGGTTGAGGCGATGCGACACACCTGCACCGTCGGAACGGCAATACATGTGCTCCGGAAGTCCGCTACAAATGGAGCGATGTCACGGTGACCAGTGCGCCGTCGAGAGACACAACTTCGGCGGCAATTGGGGACAATGGGGTAAGTGGTCTGCATGTTCGGAGACTTGTGGAGATGGTGTCCAACGTCGTCGTCGCACTTGCCTCGAAATACAAACACCACGTGTTTCTGTAACCTGGGGAACTCATTGTCGAGGCCAGCACGACCAACTGCGAAAGTGCGAAAACAAGCAATGTTCACTCGATGGCGGATGGTCTGGTTGGGGGAACTGGGGACCTTGTTCCCAGACGTGTGGAGCCGGTAAAAGGTCGCGATCGCGGTCATGCACTAGGCCGATACCATCTGGGAATGGAAAACCATGCGCAGGCCCTAAGACTGAAGTTGGATCTTGTTATCTAGCCCCTTGCGAAGTGTATAAACACAATGTCGCTTTATTTAACGGtgattcatttataaaatatagatttcgTCATGGTAAGAGTGTAacttttattcatttctttataCGATTTCTGCCATTATCTCCTCAAGGCATGTTAATTCGCCGGGGCGAAATAGATTCCACCTCATACATTCGTCTGAGCATCCAAAAATGGCATATCTGTTTGGACGCGGCCGGCATGAACGATAACTGTGAGATACCCGGGATTTGTTCATCTAACCCTATTGAACCGGCGATCTGGCACACAGCGATGGTAACTCTTTCCACTCAATACATTTCTTTGCGTTTGGACGACGATCCGATATCCATGGAATATAAAATTCCGTGTGATCCACACTTGCCCTATACTAATATGGATATCAAAGTTGGAGAAAAATTGTACGGGGAAATTCAAGAAGTGATATTTAATTTCAGTCCATTGGATATTGAAGTTGATAAAGGGCACGATTATTACACTGTTCACAACGCCGCTAACACACCAATGGCCGTCGCTAACAACGTAGCGTACGAGATTGCTAATTTAGAAGAAGCCTCCGTGTTAGTCGACAGAGAATATTTCATGCGCATCCCATTTTCGACCGATCCAAATGAGTGGAAATTAGAACTGACGTTAATGCCGATACGGGATTCTGGAACCATATTATTCTTTAACAGCGACGATAAATGGTTACACGTCTCATTGCAAAATTCTCGTCTTAGAGTGAAACTGGCAATAGGGGACTATCGGTCTGAGAGTATTAGCGCTTCAGAATGCCTAAAAGATCAATGGCTAGATATAACTTTAACGAAAAAGGCAGATGCTAACTCTATAGAAACTGTTATTAATGGAGGTGAACGAATACACGTAGTCGTTGGGGCAGATATGGATCGGAAACGACGCAAGTCGTCAGAAAATTGTACAATACCCTACCAACTGTTCGACACGAAGCCATATTGCCAAGGAAACCAATCTACATTGACTTTTTGCGTTCATGCATATTTTGTTGGAGGCGTAcctgaacaaataaaaagtaatgtcTCAGAAACATTTACGTCCTTCTACGGATACATTGCTTCAATCAGCTTAAATTCTGTATTATATGATCTTCATGAAGTTAGCCTGGAACGTTACCAAGATAAAGTAATGCAACTATCCTCGAGAACTGCAAGTGTATCGGATTTTTACATTGAAACAACTTGGGGTAAATCTGGTCAGCTAAATCTTTCTTGCCTCCCCTCAGGGGGAGCACGGTCGCCTGATGATATTATATGGCTAATTCTAGACAcagaaatgaaaaatgaaaatggaACCGATCAATATGGAAATACCAAAGAGATAGAAAATCAGATCAGTAGTAATGATTATGTCAGAGTACTGCGGTTGGTCTCTACGCtagatacaaacaaaaaaggatTTTACACATGTAGAGTTATGGGCAACGTTATAAACAACGTTATTACTTATGGAACCTTAGGAAAGGCACGCCCAAAATTTTCTGGACCAAATGGAATAACAGCTCTTGCCGTTCTCACTACTTTGATATTAATCGTTTGCACATTCATCTGGCTCATTCAACAAGGGATTGATGACTTACGCAAGGGGCATGGGTTTTTTCGTGACGACCAATTAACACCAGAAGAAGCGACCATagctattacaaattttattgatgataataGGGAATTGCTTGGTAGCGTAAGCGCATTAGAACTCCGCAATATTATAATGCGGCGTCTAGAACTTAACGCGATGAAGGAGAATTTCGCTGCTCAGGAACCCCAAGGACTAATGCAACAGGCCCGATTGGCCAATGACAATGTGCCAGCTGGAGTTCTACCATCTCTCCCTGAAAACCCTTGTCAGCAAGTACGAGCCCCTCCTAACAGGTTTCGATTCGAACCCAACTACGTGAGCACTCCTCAGCACGGATCTATTACTTCGCCCAGGAAGAAACTGACATCTTCATCTTCTTTAGAACTGGTATCGCCTCGAGTACTTTGCTCTCGAATCATTGACGCCAAGCGCCGTCTGTCACCGCGTGAAAATATCGCCTCGTACAGGAAACAAGTAGTCTGCCCCAGTAACACCCGTAAGACTCGTGCCAACCAGTGGAAAGAGACCGCGACCAAAATAAGGGCAGCAGATAAAATCATTCATATGTTCCAACAGCTTCAGAAAGATTAA